The following proteins are co-located in the uncultured Draconibacterium sp. genome:
- a CDS encoding MotA/TolQ/ExbB proton channel family protein produces MLNLLMIQSDLPQGMEAMATEPEGISTKFIDMAMKGGWIMLPILALSIIAVYIFFDRYFAIRKAGRFDSGLLEKIKVYITSGKIDAAIALCRSNQNPASRMLEKGISRIGRPLTDVNTAIENVGNLEISKLEKGLPVLASVAGGAPMIGFLGTVIGMIQAFYDMSNAGNNIDVTLLSTGIYQAMVTTVAGLTVGIIAYFAYNILVSNVEKVVFKMEATTSEFMDLLNEPV; encoded by the coding sequence ATGCTGAATTTATTAATGATCCAATCAGACCTTCCACAGGGAATGGAAGCCATGGCTACTGAACCGGAAGGAATATCTACAAAATTTATTGATATGGCAATGAAAGGAGGCTGGATTATGCTTCCTATTCTTGCGTTGTCGATTATTGCAGTATATATTTTCTTCGACAGATATTTTGCAATTCGCAAAGCAGGCAGATTTGATTCAGGCCTTTTGGAAAAAATAAAGGTTTACATTACCAGTGGTAAAATCGATGCTGCGATTGCATTGTGTCGTAGTAATCAAAATCCTGCTTCGCGCATGCTCGAAAAAGGAATCAGCCGAATTGGCCGTCCTCTGACAGATGTAAATACGGCCATCGAAAATGTAGGTAATCTTGAAATTTCGAAACTGGAAAAAGGGCTTCCTGTATTGGCTTCGGTTGCCGGTGGTGCTCCAATGATTGGATTCCTGGGAACCGTAATTGGTATGATTCAGGCTTTTTACGACATGTCGAATGCTGGAAACAACATCGACGTAACTTTGCTTTCAACAGGTATCTATCAGGCAATGGTAACCACTGTAGCGGGTTTAACAGTAGGTATCATCGCTTATTTTGCGTACAATATTTTGGTTTCGAATGTCGAAAAAGTAGTTTTTAAAATGGAAGCTACCACATCGGAATTTATGGATTTATTAAACGAACCGGTATAA
- a CDS encoding biopolymer transporter ExbD: MALKKRNKINAAFSMSSMTDIVFLLLIFFMVTSTLIAPNALKLLLPQSNNQTAAKPITTISITKDLKYYINDDNNMKRVSFKEIEPFLQNKYGSGDDDIFISLHADQTVPVNEVVKMMNIARRNKYKMILATAPE, encoded by the coding sequence ATGGCACTAAAAAAGAGAAATAAAATAAATGCCGCTTTTAGTATGTCGTCGATGACTGACATTGTATTTTTATTGCTGATTTTCTTTATGGTTACTTCTACTTTAATTGCGCCAAATGCTTTAAAATTATTACTGCCACAAAGTAATAATCAAACGGCGGCAAAGCCAATTACAACCATTTCGATAACCAAAGATCTGAAATACTACATCAACGACGACAACAACATGAAACGGGTTTCATTTAAAGAAATTGAGCCTTTTCTTCAGAACAAGTATGGCTCGGGTGACGACGATATTTTTATTTCGCTGCACGCCGATCAAACGGTTCCGGTTAACGAAGTAGTAAAAATGATGAACATTGCGCGCCGAAATAAATACAAAATGATTTTGGCCACAGCTCCTGAATAA